The stretch of DNA CGGGTGCCTCCCGGATAAGCCCCTCCCACCGGGCACGGGGCGGCCTCCCAGCGGTCCGGTCAGCAGACCAGGACCGCACTGAACGCGTTGCCGGTGGACGGCGTACCGCCGGGCCGCGTAGAGCGCCGTGATCAGTGCGGGGGTCTCGCCTTCCGCCGCCTGCCCGCGCAGCCGCGCGGCCGGCCAGGCCGGCAGCCCGTCCGGGTCGCCGGAGGGAGCTCGCAGACCATGCCGGCCACGGCGTCGGCGACGGCGGCGTCCAGCCGCTAACCGTCCAGCAGGTAGTCACCGCTGTCGGTGAATTCGTCGAGAGCACTCATGAGCACACCGATGCCGGCCCCGCATCCCCGGTTCCGGCCGTGCTCTCCCGATTCGAATCGACCGGAGCCCCGCTCCCGGATTCCCTTTTCCGCCATCGCGTCCACGAATTCCGCTCCGCCGCGTTCTTACAGCGATACGGGACTGTGGCGGAATGGCAGTCCTGGAAAAGGGGCCGCGGCGGCACCGGCCGCGATGCAGCGGCCTGGGAAAACCGTGTGCGGGGCGCGCCGGTTTCCCGGGAGGCGGCGGTTCGAAGCCCCAGGTGGGACCGGGTTCGCCGAGTGAGCGGCGGGGTAGGTGCCGGGACGTGGGCCGCCCTCGGGGATCGAGCAGGGCGGCCTGTTCTCGTTCGGTGTGTTCTCAGGGGGCGACATGCGGCTCAGCGCGCGCAACAGGATTCCGGCCACGGTGACCGGGGTGACGCAGGGGGAGGCGACGGCCAACGTCGAGCTGGACGCCGGCGGGGTGCGGCTGGTCGCGTCCATCACCGCCGAGGCCGCCCGGGAGCTGGGGGTGGCCGAGGGGAGCAGGGTGGTGGCGGTGATCAAGGCGTCCGACGTCATCCTCGGCGTGGAGGGCTGAGCCCGGGGCCGGCGCGCCCGGCACGGCGGAGGGGCGGCCCGCGCCGGCCGCCCCTCCGCTCCCGTCCCGTTCGCGCCGGTCGCCGGTCAGTCCTCGAAGGCGCCCAGGCGCAGGGAGCCGGTGAAGGCCGCCCACTCGGCCGTACCGACGGGCAGGTACCCCAGCTCCGGGTGCTTGGAATCGCGGACCGCCGCACCGGTGGCCAGCTCGGCGACCTCGACGCAGTTCTCCCCGCTGGAGGAATAGGAGGACTTGCGGAACACCGGGGCCACCCGGGCCACCTCGACGCAGTTGTCCCCGCCGGAGGAGTAGGAGGACTTGCGGAACTCCACGATCATGATCAGGCTCGCTTGTCGTGTTCGGCGGCGATGGACCCGATCAGGTCGAGCGACCCCTGCGGGTCCAGCGCCAGGTTCTGGACGGCGTCGAAGATCAGCGCATGCCGATCGAAGTAATCCTGATCCTCAACGTACAGCGCCTCGACGGCGGTCGGGATGGAGACGATCCCCGGCTCCGGCCGGGGGAAGTCGAACAGGGTGAACGCGCCGTCGACGGCCGGGTGCGCGCCGGCCTCGTCCGGGAGCACCAGCACGGTCACCTTGTAGTGCGCGGCCATTCCGGCGAGGAACCGCAGCTGCTCGGCCATGACCGCGTGCGAGCCGACCGCCTTGCGGAGCGCCGGCTCATCGATGACGGCGGTCAGGTGCGGCCCGTTCGGCGCGT from Nocardiopsis composta encodes:
- a CDS encoding TOBE domain-containing protein, with amino-acid sequence MRLSARNRIPATVTGVTQGEATANVELDAGGVRLVASITAEAARELGVAEGSRVVAVIKASDVILGVEG
- a CDS encoding DUF397 domain-containing protein codes for the protein MIVEFRKSSYSSGGDNCVEVARVAPVFRKSSYSSSGENCVEVAELATGAAVRDSKHPELGYLPVGTAEWAAFTGSLRLGAFED